The Malus domestica chromosome 17, GDT2T_hap1 genome contains the following window.
ccaaattttttagcccggaaaatttagcttttagcccagaaacatcttttctgctccaacccttctactctaaaattttagcccggaattattaaagaatgaaattagcctaaatttttttcttaaatcaattttttaaaaataaataaatatgtagattattgtaaattaattttatgaacattttaatctaaaaaaatttaaattccgataaacatttcgcatttagcccggggggaatTTGGGGGGGAATTTGGCCCAACTTTAGCATTCCCCTTTTAGCCCAATATTTTAGCTTGGGTTGGGGGGTGTTTGGGGGGAATTTTGGGCTAAatatttggcatttagcccagggttggagtAGGTCTAAGGGAGATAACTTTTTATTACTTTCCATTTAGTTTTGAACCCTAAATTTTCAACTTTTGTCAATGTCTCCTCAATTGTTCATTTTGTCAATTACCATGCTAAATTGAGAATCATTTTGGTCTATTTCATATGAAAGAAGAAGCCTCTAAATTTACTATAGATATGTGTAAGTTTCAATTCCTCCTAAATTTTTcttagaaaaattattaaaatttctATTATTTACTAACTTTCCTAGTAAATATAGCATGTTGACATATATGCTCCTAAAAGTTGTCATATTCATTGCACGTGACAAAATTGACGGTTGAAAGGAGGTTGAcatgaaattgaaatttttgggggcttaaaacaaaatgaaaagttCGAACAGAAGATTGAACAATATCCAAAAGGTTGAAGTGCAAATCCAACGTTTCTTtataattttggccaatttttcAATTAATCTTGTGCaagggtgaaaaaaaaaattgatgtttcATTCTTTCATATGAGATAGATAACAGATTTATCCAAAAAGATTTTTTCTCCGCATGATTGACATCGGAGGTGATCTTCATCTTAAAAAAACCATAAACTCGGATGTTGTTAAGAACTCCAATCAAGGAATCTTAAAACACGATGTTTGACTGAGGGTGGATGGGTTTATCCATCTGAATAAAATCATTGGCGCATTCCTACTTTAGGAATTAAGATGAGGACTTAACTTTGATGTTACTTTTTAACTAAAAAagctaattaattatttcccaAAACACTAACTAATGCATTTATATTATTGTTCCTAGGTCCATGGCATGATTAATATTCTAAGTGGATAATATATGCTGTTAAAATCAAATGTGACAAGTCAACAACGTTAGTAACTTTAATGATTGGCTGATGTGATAAATGGAACAGCATATCTCATCATGGTGCTTCTTACTTATAGCCTCTTATGGATTTTTTACTCCCTGAGGTGTACGTACAATCATGTGACGAATCATAGAACTTGAATTTCTTTTATCCCAAAATCAATTTACACTATCTATTAataaagctcttgttgtcaaccaaaatttaaaaaaaattccattttAATCCCCTCACCGAAACTTAACTCAAGTAAAAAATATAGGCAATTTAGTAATTACATGAACATAAATGTTATTGTTTTTACAGCAACCTCACAACCAGGTTAGTATAACATGccctatttaaaaataaaatataaaataaaaatattcccATGTTAGAAGAAACTACTCATCATTATCCCAATTtcataactattttttttttagaattttaaaaattaatcccacttcataataaaaaacaaaacaaaatgaaattgttTACACAAAGTGTGTGTGGGCGTCTCATAGTTATCATAAACAATGTTCTTGGCTTGATTTAGCTTAAAGTTTCTAATAATTATAGCCAATTTTATTGTTAttactagggatgggcaacgggtATGGTAGGCGGGTAACTGCGGTTATTTATccgtaaccgcggttatttacttATAACCGTTTATACTCATACCCACATAACCGTTTACTCGTTGGGTAATTGTCTAAACGATTATACACatacccataactgtttataaatggttaaccataCTCATTTAACCGTAATcatttaatacccgtttacctatttaccctttttaacctctttattttttttttaccattatcaATTTTTCATCCgtttacatgttttttaacaacttgaaaataaataaaaaattgtcataattttttttttttgacaattaaacaccgttataggtacattcatcatacatttccgtattttaattttttaagtccttataccattccaataattgaaataatagtttacggacgatatttttaactgttaccaatgaaggtaaatataatatttgctaagtattattgggttacaaaattgtttagaagacatttctgtTAAAGGATTTATGTCAATTTCACAGTTACCAGCaaagaatttaaattaaattaatttggcgaattctttgatgatgagaattatcattcctgtagcagtgttattaagagaatgaccgatgaattccttgctaatttattgggtgctaagtattattggatcgagaacatggtccgtgttagttttacatatataaaataaatgggtaaatggttacccTTTTATAACtacggttaatacccataaccgtccatttaaattttataGGTAAACTGttatatccataaccgtttatttatctaaacggttacccataactgtaaccgtttaatttaaatgggcgggtaaccgcggttacccataaccaatgggtatttgcccatccctaattaTTACTaatataaagataaaataataatGTGCATTATGTTCTACTTTAGTTCCCATCCCACAGAAACACACAGCAAAAACGCATACTACGGGTAGACACCTCGCATTCGGCTATTAATGTAGAGTTAATCTTGCTTAATTCTTTCCTATTTTTATTAGGAAAATAATACATAAAGCAAAACCGCTTTTATGGTTTAATGGCTTGTTTGGAAAGTACATTTAAATAATGGAATgtctttttagagaaaatgttaatGAAACCAATCATCAGTAAACTGTAAGTTAATCTTGGAAGAGCTTCCTACTGGAAGCACATAATCGGTCCTTCTTGCAGGAAGCAATTCAAGacccaaaaatattattttactaAGAGTGCTTTCAGTCAATTAAAAGCACTTTTCAAACCATCCCTAAAATTTATATGGTTTAGATTGTTGATTAAGGTTACCCACTAATACGATAAGGGTCTGTGTGACTCAAACATGCAAGAACAAGTATAAGTTACAAAATGGTAATCATGAGACTCAAGGAATCAAGAGGTGGCTGTTTTTGATAAGggaggaccacacacacattCATCTTtctttatgcaatcaaagattAGATTTCCCACTTTATCAAAAAGTATACATGCATGAGATGAGAGCTACATGCTGTCTTGGTCCACTTGTCTCATAATATACTGAGAAGATCCATCCATTGTATCCAGTATTCGCTGATTAATTCCAAGTGCAAGTGTGTAACACTGGTTCAATTCAGTGTGGTatgcatatatatttttttttatcattttaacaGCTTGGATCATATGTAGAAGAGAATGATACGAAGAATGCAATCCCACATTGAAAACTTGATagaatatattattatttacgAATGAATGGTTCCACTTCTAATGATATCGATGTCTTTTTAAGATAAAACTCAATCCTTGTTGAGTTGTGCAGATGGTTAAGTTGAAACAATATCATTGTGTTTATTAGTAGACCATGCTTAACATATCCTCGTCAGAGTCCGCAGTAAGATATTTGATAATCGTTATCAAAATCCAGACTTAAGCgcactaatgaaaaaaaaatattgtaactTGTCCAAAAACTTTTTTCTCTTCCTTAATATTCCTACATTGTAAATGATGATATTTTAGTGCTAATTAAACTATAAAAGGAGCAAGTTTACTGATTGTTTATATTAGGTGTATACAAAACAGTTGTAGACgtgtaaatttcgttgcatgcAAATGATCtatcacaaagctccacgtggcatatgactcatcacaaatggacaagtcatcaatgacatgtggcacaaatcaagcaaatgaAGCTCAAAAGCATTCCTAAAATTCGGCAAAAGGGAGGAAGCTTCCTTAAAAACGGCAAGGGatccaaattgctccaaaaaccggaaagaaagctaaagcatcttcacaaaacaagcaagaattgaagattgctcacaaaataggcaagaaagccctataattcggccaagcaagggaaagtggctgaaattaagacacaaaacatgcctagattctcccatggacgaatcaagacacaaatcaaagccaaatccatccaaagtcaagctttgagaagtctataaatacaaggtcccaaGACAAGCATAAGGTCGACAATTTCTATATTGAAGGgtcgaaattctcacaaaaggagaaactctgccaaatctttgaagattgatacgctgccaaagctctcttcgaagaaCATACAACCACAGCCGAAGCTTTCTTTCAACCAAAGTCAAAGCactcccttgaagaatcaacaagcattTGTGccaattccttcaagactttgttgcaagctcaaaacttgtaacaaCGTTCGGTTCAAGATAAAgtcgccaagacccttgaatcaacgaaATCCTACATCAACACTACCTTTGCCGCAACTTTGAGGTGAAGACTATCCACACATCGTTTATagttcaaaacttgaagcaatcgttcaatcgtttgcccgagatcaagtcatcgcgacccttGGACCAACAATTAACCATctaaatcaaatttgaagactgaatcagaggaaaattgtaaacagagattgtaaccctacaaattcaaatcaatacaaatctactttgtacacgaGTTCTCGTTTCATTTGATATAAAATTTTCATGTTGTTGATgaacaaaatcagcgaggactttagtacaacagaaagtgttaagtttgtgacctttgctaaattgctccggtcactagtatggataagtatgtaaatggatagagatagggaagcaaacacaagatgtacgtggttcacccagattggctacatccacggagtagaggagttctcattaattgtgaagggtttacacaagtacataggttcaagctctcctttagtgagtacaagtgaatgatttagtacaaatgacattacgaaaaattgtgagagaatgatctctatttatagaagagcgtttctagtttcattctgacattgacaagtgtcgtgttgtgattggcttttgatgttgacacgtgtcgcgctatgattggcttctgatgtcgacacgtgtcgcgctgtgattggcctcatggttgtagggaaactcttctgggtctttgacggtataatgttgaccggtgctggtcaagtatggtacaaacacatgtTTACAACAATATTGAAGGATTGAGGATTTGAACTTGAAGCTTCGAGTGCAGGAAGAATACTTGATTGTAAGTGTgaaaagttttttgtttttttcgatGAGTTGGTGCAATATGTTAGACTCGTGAGTTATGTACAAGCACACCACTGGTTAGTGGAGAGCAGAAGATAAAGTATACTAGCGAACCCACACAATGCAATATTTTTCTTTGGGCATTGAAAACCTGACGTTCATTTTGCTCTGATGAAattccactatcaaccaaatggaacCCCCACAAGTTTGAAACATCTATTTCTCTTACCCTCCACTTTCTTTTCTTACCTTTTTTCACTTAGACCATCAACATCCATGCAATTCCCATCCGTATTACTATAACATCAAAGAATCCCACTTTGCATTCTTTTAAGCCGAATGAAACAGATGAAAGAATAAACTCACGAACTTTTTAAGCATCTTTCTTGATCAATTTGTTCTCTTGCAGTTTgacatgtcttttgttttttttttttttttgaagtggggtatgagggagagagagaggcaatCAAGTGCTGTGAAGCACTAGACCATATTGTCTGCAACTGACATCCAAAGATTCACCGCAATACAAAGCTTTTCCAAATACCTTtaagtttagggtttgttttcttcatttttcgtAGAGAAAGCAAGATGGGGTTTCTACAGAAATTGGGTTTCTTCTGCATTCGTTtaagttttcttcttttccttgttTCGCCGCTCGTAAGCTCGTCCCAAGAACAAATGAAAGGTGCAGGCAGTCACAAAGAGAACATTCATAAGGTAATACTCCATTTCATGCcacctttttttttgtgaaggAATTGAAATGCTCATATCTCAGATTTTGGGGCATGATTTTTACAGCAGATGAGTCACAAACTGTCATCGGAAATCAGACTCCACGGGTTTCTTCTTTGGGCTTCAATGGGGTTCTTGATGCCTGTAGGAATACTTGCTATCAGAATGTCACACGGAGAGGAATGTGGAAGAAGGCTCAGAATTCTTTTCTATGTTCATGGGTTATCAGAGGTAAGTTCATCTATTAATTACTGTTATATTATCATCCTCCTCTCCAATAATCTAGATTGACATTGATTTAGACTATTCAATAGTTTTAGAATTCTTTTGCTTATAAACGATTAATATTGCAAGTGGTGAATTGTCGTAACGAATAGAGTCTTTCTCTTTAATCTAATGTTTCTTAGTTCAAACTCTTCCAtctttataatattaataaacaaataaaaagactACATTATTTATGCTACAAGCTTAATTTATT
Protein-coding sequences here:
- the LOC103426023 gene encoding cytochrome b561 domain-containing protein At2g30890-like isoform X3, which codes for MGFLQKLGFFCIRLSFLLFLVSPLVSSSQEQMKGAGSHKENIHKQMSHKLSSEIRLHGFLLWASMGFLMPVGILAIRMSHGEECGRRLRILFYVHGLSEMLSVLLATAGAVMSFRNFNNSFNNKHQRVGIGLYGLIWLQALIGFVRPQRIFRPRR